In the genome of Aestuariirhabdus haliotis, one region contains:
- a CDS encoding TRAP transporter large permease, whose translation MDIANATILMVGLIFALLVTGLPLAFITGLIAMAFTFGWFGPNALPLVTSRVYGFVTEYSLVAVPMFVLMASLLDRSGIAKDLFNAMRMFAGRLPGGVAVQTIIVAFFLAALSGIIGGEIVLLGMLALPQMLRLGYDKRLSIGVVCAGGALGTMMPPSIVLIIYGMIASVSIADLFTAAITPAVLLMAAYIAYVLVRCFRNPALGPPLSPEDTDAGFSSKGEALRAIMIPALIAGMVLGSIYGGIASVTEAAAMGVFGVLLAIASRGEFSIKTLHGSLGQTMTTCGMIIWIGIGAAALVGVYNLMGGNRFVSGMIQGMEVAPILIILVMMAILLLLGLFLDWIGIAMLALPIFIPIVVQLGYDPIWFGILFAVNMQVSFLSPPFGPAAFYLKGVAPPGISLKDIYISVLPFIAIQLCVLAMILMWPQIPLWMLN comes from the coding sequence ATGGATATCGCTAATGCCACTATTTTGATGGTCGGCCTGATCTTTGCCCTGCTGGTGACCGGCCTGCCACTGGCCTTTATTACCGGCCTGATCGCCATGGCCTTTACCTTTGGCTGGTTCGGCCCGAATGCCCTGCCGCTGGTGACCAGCCGGGTATACGGCTTCGTTACCGAATATTCGCTGGTCGCGGTACCGATGTTTGTCTTGATGGCCTCGCTGCTGGACCGATCGGGCATCGCCAAGGACCTGTTTAACGCCATGCGTATGTTTGCCGGGCGCTTGCCCGGCGGGGTCGCGGTACAAACCATTATCGTGGCCTTTTTCCTGGCCGCACTGTCCGGCATTATCGGCGGCGAGATCGTGCTGTTGGGTATGCTGGCCCTGCCACAGATGCTGCGCCTGGGCTACGACAAACGCCTGTCGATTGGGGTGGTATGCGCCGGCGGCGCCCTGGGCACCATGATGCCCCCCTCTATCGTGCTGATTATTTACGGCATGATCGCCAGCGTTTCCATCGCCGACCTGTTTACCGCCGCGATCACACCCGCCGTGCTCCTGATGGCCGCTTATATCGCCTATGTGCTGGTGCGCTGCTTCCGCAACCCCGCTCTGGGCCCACCCCTCAGCCCGGAAGACACCGACGCCGGTTTCAGTAGCAAGGGCGAGGCCCTGCGCGCCATTATGATTCCCGCTCTGATTGCCGGCATGGTACTGGGCAGCATCTATGGCGGTATCGCCTCGGTGACCGAAGCCGCCGCCATGGGCGTATTCGGGGTTCTGCTGGCGATCGCGTCTCGCGGTGAATTTTCCATCAAGACCCTGCACGGCAGTCTCGGCCAGACCATGACCACCTGCGGCATGATCATCTGGATTGGTATCGGCGCTGCGGCACTGGTCGGAGTCTACAACCTGATGGGCGGCAACCGTTTTGTCTCGGGCATGATTCAGGGCATGGAGGTGGCACCAATTCTGATCATCCTGGTGATGATGGCCATTTTGCTGTTGCTGGGCCTGTTCCTGGACTGGATTGGCATCGCCATGCTGGCCCTGCCCATTTTTATCCCGATTGTCGTGCAACTGGGTTACGACCCCATCTGGTTCGGCATCCTGTTTGCCGTCAATATGCAGGTCTCCTTCCTGTCGCCGCCCTTTGGCCCCGCCGCCTTTTACCTGAAAGGGGTGGCACCACCGGGGATCAGCCTGAAAGATATCTATATTTCGGTGCTGCCCTTTATCGCCATTCAACTCTGTGTGCTGGCCATGATCCTGATGTGGCCGCAGATACCACTGTGGATGCTTAACTGA
- the dgoD gene encoding galactonate dehydratase, producing the protein MKITGLKTWQVPPRWLFLKIETDAGVYGWGEPVVEGRAATVEAAVHELSDYLIGQDPHRIEHLWNMMYRGGFYRGGPILMSAIAGIDQALWDLKGRDLGVPVHQLLGGACRDRMQVYAWTGGDRPEDVGSGAKALVDKGFSAFKMNGSAEMAIVDSHRKIDEAVARVAEARAAVGPDVGIAIDFHGRVHRPMAKSLLRELEAYNPMFVEEPVLPEHLPCLKQIAGNLSYPLATGERLHTRYQFRDLMADGMIDIIQPDLSHCGGISEGLKIATLASAHDVALAPHCPLGPLTLAASLQLDAVCHNAFIQEQSMGIHYNQGNDVLDYLSDKSALKIDNGYIAIPDGPGLGVEIDQAYVEERAKIGHRWRNPVWTHDDGSIAEW; encoded by the coding sequence ATGAAAATTACCGGATTAAAAACCTGGCAAGTGCCCCCCCGCTGGTTGTTCCTGAAAATTGAGACCGACGCCGGCGTCTATGGTTGGGGCGAGCCCGTGGTAGAAGGCCGCGCCGCCACCGTCGAGGCCGCCGTGCACGAACTGTCGGACTACCTGATCGGACAAGACCCGCACCGTATCGAGCACCTGTGGAACATGATGTATCGCGGTGGTTTCTATCGTGGCGGCCCCATCCTCATGAGTGCCATTGCCGGCATCGATCAGGCACTGTGGGATCTTAAAGGGCGGGATCTCGGAGTACCCGTTCACCAACTGCTGGGCGGAGCCTGCCGCGACCGCATGCAGGTCTACGCCTGGACCGGCGGCGACCGTCCGGAAGATGTCGGTAGCGGCGCCAAAGCCTTGGTCGACAAGGGCTTTAGCGCTTTCAAAATGAACGGCAGCGCCGAGATGGCCATAGTCGACAGTCACCGCAAAATAGACGAAGCCGTGGCCCGGGTTGCCGAAGCCCGTGCCGCCGTGGGTCCCGATGTCGGCATCGCGATCGATTTCCATGGCCGGGTTCACCGCCCGATGGCGAAATCCCTCTTGCGCGAACTGGAAGCCTATAACCCCATGTTTGTCGAGGAACCGGTACTGCCCGAGCACCTGCCCTGTCTGAAACAGATCGCCGGTAACCTCAGTTATCCGCTGGCCACAGGTGAGCGCTTACATACCCGCTACCAATTCAGAGATCTGATGGCCGATGGCATGATCGATATCATCCAACCCGACCTGAGCCATTGCGGCGGCATCAGTGAGGGGCTCAAGATCGCCACTTTGGCCAGCGCCCACGATGTGGCTCTGGCACCCCATTGCCCGTTGGGCCCCTTGACCCTGGCCGCTTCTTTGCAACTGGATGCGGTCTGCCATAACGCCTTTATTCAGGAGCAGAGTATGGGCATTCACTACAATCAGGGGAACGATGTGCTCGATTACCTGAGCGACAAATCGGCGCTCAAGATCGACAACGGCTATATCGCCATTCCCGACGGACCGGGGCTGGGGGTCGAGATCGATCAGGCCTACGTCGAGGAGCGGGCCAAGATCGGTCATCGCTGGCGCAACCCTGTGTGGACCCACGACGATGGCAGCATCGCCGAATGGTAA
- a CDS encoding 2-dehydro-3-deoxy-6-phosphogalactonate aldolase, whose amino-acid sequence MNPQQHHSLQQGLAQLPLIAILRGITPDEIEPVADALIDAGFRFIEVPLNSPNAWDSIARLRTHCPEPILIGAGTVLSTEQVSQLAQLGGSLLITPNTNPEVIRAGVDAGLAPFIGCMTPSEAFAAAQAGACALKLFPAARLGPDYFKDLKAVLPAGLPVLAVGGVNVDNMAEWHWAGIGGFGFGSNLYTPGRPATEVGRIAAELVAEWHRLQQRHSQQSGSHD is encoded by the coding sequence ATGAATCCACAGCAACACCACAGCCTGCAGCAGGGGCTGGCCCAATTGCCCTTGATCGCTATTTTACGCGGTATTACCCCCGATGAGATCGAACCGGTGGCAGATGCCTTAATCGACGCCGGATTTCGCTTTATCGAGGTGCCGCTCAATTCCCCCAACGCCTGGGACAGCATTGCCCGCTTGCGTACCCACTGTCCGGAGCCGATATTGATCGGCGCCGGTACCGTGCTCAGCACCGAGCAGGTCAGCCAGCTGGCGCAACTGGGCGGCAGTTTGCTGATCACCCCCAACACCAATCCGGAGGTCATTCGTGCCGGTGTGGATGCGGGTCTGGCGCCCTTTATCGGCTGCATGACGCCCTCGGAAGCCTTTGCAGCTGCTCAGGCCGGCGCCTGCGCCCTGAAGCTGTTCCCCGCCGCCCGGTTAGGGCCAGACTATTTCAAAGATCTGAAAGCCGTACTTCCCGCTGGGCTGCCGGTGTTGGCGGTCGGCGGCGTCAATGTCGATAACATGGCCGAATGGCATTGGGCCGGCATTGGCGGTTTTGGCTTTGGCAGCAACCTGTATACCCCGGGCCGCCCGGCGACCGAGGTGGGCCGCATCGCCGCCGAACTGGTCGCCGAATGGCACCGCCTGCAACAACGCCATTCCCAACAATCCGGCAGCCATGACTGA
- a CDS encoding 2-dehydro-3-deoxygalactonokinase: MTESDRVKPLNHRLIVIDWGTSNFRAYLLDAATGQCLDQRESNQGLMALQRDQFAGYCLSQVEQWREAGAVPLYLSGMVGSARGWLEAPQPDLPLGFAELAQQAIAIPELHNGWILPGAKQVTDTHVDIMRGEEIQALGALTLANQQSAYCCLPGTHSKWVQLQQQRITGFTTLMTGELYQAVRDHTLPGEPARQHAPFDARAFALGLQRVNDHGGLLHALFETRSRSLYADLSDSQAVSYLSGVLIGEEVRAMGSQHPDLSDLLLVCSPNLREPYTQALQHHRIRVQWFDSASATLAGMRELFRHHQSVSAK, encoded by the coding sequence ATGACTGAATCCGATAGGGTTAAACCCTTAAATCACCGTCTGATCGTGATCGACTGGGGCACCAGTAATTTTCGCGCCTATCTGCTCGACGCCGCGACAGGGCAGTGCCTGGATCAGCGTGAATCCAATCAGGGCTTGATGGCTCTGCAACGGGATCAGTTCGCCGGTTACTGCTTGTCTCAGGTGGAACAGTGGCGCGAAGCCGGCGCGGTACCGCTGTATCTGTCGGGCATGGTCGGCTCGGCCCGAGGCTGGCTTGAAGCGCCGCAACCCGATCTGCCGCTGGGGTTTGCCGAACTGGCCCAGCAGGCCATCGCCATTCCTGAACTGCACAATGGCTGGATTCTGCCGGGCGCCAAACAGGTGACCGATACTCATGTTGATATAATGCGCGGAGAGGAGATTCAGGCGCTGGGCGCGCTGACGCTGGCGAATCAACAAAGTGCATATTGTTGTTTGCCTGGCACTCACAGCAAATGGGTCCAGCTTCAACAACAACGCATTACCGGATTCACCACTTTGATGACCGGAGAACTTTACCAGGCGGTACGCGACCACACCCTGCCCGGCGAACCCGCTCGCCAGCATGCCCCTTTCGATGCCCGGGCCTTTGCCCTGGGCTTGCAACGGGTGAATGATCATGGCGGGCTGTTACACGCCCTGTTTGAAACCCGCAGCCGCTCGCTCTATGCTGACCTCAGTGACTCGCAGGCAGTGAGTTATCTGTCCGGGGTTTTAATCGGTGAGGAGGTGCGGGCCATGGGTTCACAGCATCCGGACCTGAGTGATCTGCTGCTGGTGTGTTCGCCCAACCTGCGAGAACCCTATACCCAGGCCCTGCAGCACCATCGCATTCGAGTGCAGTGGTTTGATAGCGCCAGCGCCACCTTGGCTGGCATGCGGGAACTGTTCCGTCACCATCAAAGCGTCAGCGCAAAATGA
- a CDS encoding gluconokinase codes for MLTSPYSILVMGTSGSGKSLIGDMLAKRLGVRFIDADDHHSPANVAKMSNLIPLTDDDRADWLATLSGFYQQARDNNQDLVIGCSALKKRYRDQLRLGAPELKIIYLHGDYDLLLERIKGRQGHFFKGDSMLNSQLRDLEIPVDEGAIRLDIGLSAEQLVEHALLSLRANQDASPPP; via the coding sequence ATGTTGACATCCCCCTACTCGATTCTGGTTATGGGCACCTCGGGTTCCGGCAAGTCGCTGATCGGTGACATGCTGGCCAAACGTCTCGGCGTTCGCTTTATCGATGCTGACGATCATCATAGCCCGGCCAACGTCGCCAAAATGTCGAACCTGATTCCACTGACTGACGATGACCGGGCCGATTGGCTGGCCACGCTTTCTGGCTTCTACCAGCAAGCACGGGACAACAATCAGGATCTGGTGATCGGCTGTTCGGCGTTGAAAAAACGCTATCGCGATCAACTCAGGCTGGGTGCACCCGAGCTAAAAATTATTTATCTACACGGAGACTACGACCTGCTGCTGGAACGCATCAAGGGCCGTCAGGGGCACTTTTTCAAGGGTGACAGCATGCTCAATAGTCAGCTCAGGGATCTGGAAATCCCCGTCGATGAAGGCGCCATTCGGTTGGATATTGGTTTAAGTGCCGAACAGCTTGTTGAACACGCGCTGCTGTCACTCAGGGCCAATCAGGATGCCAGCCCGCCCCCCTGA
- a CDS encoding CopD family protein produces the protein MYGLLLLLHILGATIWTGGHIVLASIILPRALQERSPERLLEFESRFEKIGMPALIVQIVTGLMLAHRLVPNINQWFDMSNPLAHGIAAKLTLLALTFGFALNARLRVIPSLSQDTLPTMAWHIFPVTLFSILFVTVGVAFRTGWFY, from the coding sequence ATGTACGGATTACTGCTTTTACTGCACATACTGGGCGCCACCATCTGGACGGGCGGGCACATTGTGCTGGCCAGCATTATTCTGCCACGGGCGCTGCAAGAGCGTTCTCCCGAGCGCCTGCTGGAATTTGAATCCCGCTTCGAAAAAATTGGCATGCCGGCGCTGATCGTGCAAATTGTAACGGGTTTGATGCTGGCGCATCGACTGGTGCCCAATATCAATCAATGGTTTGATATGAGCAACCCGTTGGCTCACGGCATCGCTGCCAAACTCACGTTGCTGGCGCTGACCTTTGGTTTTGCTTTGAATGCCCGACTTCGCGTGATTCCTTCCCTGTCCCAAGACACACTACCAACCATGGCCTGGCATATTTTTCCGGTGACTCTGTTTTCCATTCTCTTTGTCACGGTTGGTGTCGCCTTTAGAACCGGCTGGTTCTATTAA
- a CDS encoding nitrate- and nitrite sensing domain-containing protein — protein sequence MNSLLIALGFAVCLALIALMAIRLCCARRKKSEQLQGVELLQSLQKLVVLTQKHRGLSSGYLKGDKALLASINQLRSDINTARQALTQAVQLNYNERWTLFLNDWNALLADYSQLTSPDSFRRHCCLISNLLNLIEDQAIGHQLVREAIVEHPEINVLYRELLLVSEYVGQSRALGTGVAAAKRCSSVEKIRMQFLLTQIESIAGDVLNRLARGYQHRSGPLRSLTSTAESKCQQLTDSIKRELLSEDKVTLEAIEYYNLATESIDAFVAIFDHQMLGVEQSLRQH from the coding sequence ATGAACAGTTTGTTAATTGCTTTAGGGTTTGCCGTTTGCTTGGCGCTGATCGCGTTAATGGCGATCCGGTTGTGTTGTGCTCGGCGTAAAAAAAGTGAACAGTTGCAGGGGGTAGAGCTGTTGCAGTCGCTTCAGAAGTTGGTTGTTCTGACGCAAAAACACCGAGGGCTCAGTAGCGGTTATCTAAAAGGCGATAAGGCATTACTGGCATCGATCAATCAGCTTCGCAGTGATATCAACACCGCCCGTCAAGCGTTAACTCAGGCGGTGCAACTGAATTATAATGAACGCTGGACGTTGTTCTTGAACGACTGGAATGCCTTGCTGGCAGATTACAGCCAGTTAACGTCGCCAGACAGCTTTCGTCGGCATTGTTGTCTGATCAGTAATTTGCTGAATCTGATTGAAGATCAGGCCATCGGTCATCAACTGGTGCGGGAAGCCATTGTCGAGCACCCGGAAATTAATGTGCTGTATCGCGAACTGTTGCTGGTGTCTGAATACGTGGGTCAGTCGCGGGCGTTGGGCACCGGTGTGGCGGCGGCCAAGCGTTGCAGCAGTGTGGAAAAAATTCGTATGCAGTTCCTGTTAACACAGATCGAATCGATCGCCGGTGATGTGCTCAACCGCTTAGCCAGAGGCTACCAGCATCGATCGGGACCATTGCGAAGCCTGACCAGCACAGCAGAATCCAAGTGCCAGCAGCTCACGGACAGTATAAAACGTGAGCTATTATCGGAAGATAAGGTCACCCTGGAAGCGATCGAATATTATAATCTGGCGACGGAGTCCATCGATGCCTTTGTAGCGATTTTTGATCATCAGATGCTGGGTGTTGAGCAGTCTTTAAGGCAACACTAA
- a CDS encoding methyl-accepting chemotaxis protein, with protein MRTLLLYPAVLLLEWIGMQKTCGLLIVFLFYCLLCHLLPVPQGWLVINAAVCLMLLGSFIGTVVAQLTQFERRCAQTDAAAFDYRDLQINQLPLLDKLSAFNQLLLELQRSRERLEAKLVEVSYSSGELKKSARWVSKHARQQSETTESIAAAVVEMSQSLGSVVDKHGKVEAAAVHAHQSSIEGTETLALVTESINQVARQAQQTNQLMSELDQHASDVSNMSNAILDIAAKTNLLALNASIEAARAGDMGRGFAVVANEVRDLASSSQSTADDIISRIASVRDKSETVTTSMQAVVASTEASHQQTRQLAQSLGTISTQTQDVQQQVVEVSSNTEQQQQATQEISSHLEGLVVGVQESTAVSIETAKVASYLYDLSTIQDKEES; from the coding sequence ATGCGTACGCTATTGTTGTATCCAGCGGTATTGTTGCTGGAATGGATCGGAATGCAAAAAACCTGCGGGTTGCTAATCGTATTTCTGTTTTATTGCCTGTTGTGTCATCTATTGCCAGTGCCGCAAGGGTGGTTAGTTATCAATGCCGCTGTTTGCCTGATGCTGCTGGGTTCGTTCATTGGCACCGTAGTGGCACAGTTAACGCAATTTGAGCGGCGTTGTGCACAGACCGACGCTGCAGCATTTGATTACCGCGACCTGCAAATAAACCAACTGCCACTGTTGGATAAGCTGAGCGCTTTTAATCAGTTGTTGCTGGAATTACAGCGTAGCCGGGAGCGCCTGGAAGCCAAGCTGGTCGAAGTGTCTTACTCATCCGGTGAACTGAAAAAGTCGGCGCGATGGGTATCAAAGCATGCCCGGCAACAATCAGAAACCACCGAATCCATCGCGGCCGCGGTGGTTGAAATGAGCCAGAGCCTGGGCTCTGTGGTCGACAAACATGGCAAGGTGGAAGCGGCGGCTGTTCATGCCCATCAATCATCCATTGAAGGTACCGAGACGCTGGCACTGGTTACTGAATCCATAAATCAGGTTGCCCGTCAGGCACAGCAAACCAATCAGCTGATGAGCGAGCTGGATCAACACGCGTCCGATGTCAGCAATATGTCCAATGCCATTCTGGATATTGCCGCCAAGACCAACTTACTGGCATTGAATGCCTCGATAGAAGCCGCCCGAGCCGGAGATATGGGGCGTGGTTTTGCCGTGGTAGCCAATGAGGTACGGGATTTGGCGTCGAGCTCCCAGAGTACAGCTGATGACATCATCAGTCGTATCGCGAGTGTTCGGGATAAAAGTGAAACCGTTACAACGAGCATGCAGGCCGTTGTGGCTAGCACCGAAGCCAGTCATCAACAAACCCGCCAACTGGCTCAATCCTTAGGTACGATCAGCACACAAACCCAGGATGTGCAGCAACAGGTGGTTGAGGTCTCGAGCAATACGGAGCAACAACAACAGGCGACGCAGGAGATCTCATCCCATCTGGAAGGTTTGGTAGTAGGAGTGCAGGAAAGTACCGCCGTATCCATTGAAACGGCCAAGGTGGCCAGTTACCTGTATGACCTGTCGACCATCCAGGACAAGGAGGAATCATGA
- a CDS encoding YHS domain-containing (seleno)protein, with the protein MMTMLKNGLLLLFLTSSGLIWAADPEVFSHKRLGAIKGYDPVAYFSLNPGDPAVKGKEEYKHVWKGTEWRFSNAQNRDAFIANPERYAPQYGGYCAFASAHNFTASTRPDSWSIIDGKLYLNHNSASEKNFLEDPSSYIARGQENWPNLLKRCEERGACREAFNLRHL; encoded by the coding sequence ATGATGACGATGCTAAAAAATGGATTATTACTATTGTTTTTGACAAGCTCAGGGCTGATTTGGGCAGCGGATCCGGAAGTTTTCTCCCATAAACGCTTGGGTGCCATAAAAGGTTACGATCCAGTGGCTTACTTTTCGTTGAACCCAGGAGATCCGGCGGTGAAAGGCAAAGAAGAGTACAAGCATGTATGGAAAGGAACGGAGTGGCGATTTTCCAATGCCCAGAACAGAGATGCCTTTATCGCAAACCCTGAGCGGTATGCACCACAATATGGTGGCTACTGTGCGTTCGCCTCGGCACATAACTTTACTGCATCTACCCGGCCTGACAGTTGGTCCATTATTGACGGTAAGCTGTATTTGAATCACAACAGCGCCTCAGAAAAAAACTTTCTGGAAGATCCGAGCAGTTATATTGCCCGGGGACAAGAAAACTGGCCTAACCTGTTGAAGCGTTGTGAAGAACGAGGGGCGTGTCGGGAAGCCTTTAATCTAAGGCACCTTTGA
- a CDS encoding methyl-accepting chemotaxis protein, which produces MSATHSSIFSGFGLDHLTIKRKLQMLMVLFVAVITTLVGYTTISLDQQSSDGLVVNIAGRQRMLTQKLTKEFLLAVEVAKDSKQKYNADSFTKSRDLFDVSLKALMQGGETFSDLGMTKPVVVPKADPIAYQQLSMVADLWQQHITTINAFDPGNYQTSQLEAISGHSVKVLAAMNKAVGMLANESDSNIQTMRRNQIIGCVIALFIALMLSSIIVSSITGPLTTVIDTTRRIAKGNLKKYDMGKLYNNELGQLTTNVENMRTALHHIITAVQQNGSQMAHSAQQVSTVSAEISSASQVEQKSSEQVLVAINALLDTSTLISDQIEHSSKVSEDNSQQTEYGISVVNENIDTLNSAVDSVQRAAGQMTELKEFTEKIHEITASINTIAEQTNLLALNAAIEAARAGEQGRGFAVVADEVRSLASRTSISSNEITQLIAQLTDKVESSESAMQQVVSNVNQSQQKSQETVESFSRMSEGITQTTEGAKSISEINQQQVESLQLLDDQLKKLIDVLRESGDKASTTSMVASDLYQISDELDGHLRGFETDFSDTVQADKREKRTEPRVQSKLRVAITQGEVSSDGLTEDLSMNGVKIRCVEAFDQQELVNLRLYIPGVNEGVSGKKISLMGKIIHHDQQDDINNYGIQFDGIGDAEIAELKQIFNHFKQPHKFE; this is translated from the coding sequence ATGTCTGCTACCCACTCTTCGATCTTCTCCGGTTTTGGTTTGGACCACCTCACGATCAAGCGTAAGCTGCAAATGCTGATGGTGCTGTTCGTTGCCGTTATTACGACTCTGGTGGGGTACACCACAATTTCCCTGGATCAGCAAAGCAGTGATGGATTGGTAGTCAATATTGCGGGGCGGCAACGTATGCTGACGCAAAAACTGACCAAGGAATTTCTCCTGGCAGTTGAGGTGGCCAAAGATAGTAAACAGAAATACAACGCTGATAGTTTCACCAAGTCGCGAGATTTGTTTGATGTCTCCTTGAAGGCGCTGATGCAGGGCGGAGAAACCTTCTCCGATCTGGGTATGACCAAACCGGTGGTGGTGCCCAAAGCCGATCCTATTGCATACCAACAACTATCAATGGTGGCTGATCTGTGGCAGCAGCACATCACCACCATCAATGCATTTGATCCAGGCAACTATCAGACGAGTCAGCTGGAAGCTATCAGTGGCCATTCGGTAAAGGTTTTGGCGGCAATGAATAAAGCCGTGGGTATGTTGGCCAACGAATCGGACAGTAATATTCAAACAATGCGGCGCAATCAAATTATTGGTTGTGTGATTGCCCTGTTTATAGCTCTGATGTTATCCAGCATTATCGTTTCCAGCATTACCGGCCCATTAACTACCGTAATAGATACCACCCGTCGTATTGCCAAGGGTAACTTGAAAAAATACGACATGGGAAAACTGTACAATAATGAGTTGGGTCAACTGACCACTAATGTAGAGAACATGCGTACGGCCTTGCATCATATTATTACAGCGGTACAGCAAAATGGCAGCCAGATGGCCCATTCGGCGCAGCAGGTTTCGACGGTGTCGGCAGAAATATCATCCGCCAGCCAGGTGGAGCAGAAAAGCTCGGAGCAGGTGTTGGTTGCCATTAACGCCTTACTTGACACATCTACCCTGATTAGCGACCAGATTGAACATTCCAGCAAGGTATCTGAAGATAATAGCCAGCAGACCGAATATGGCATATCGGTTGTGAATGAAAATATCGATACATTAAATAGTGCGGTGGATAGTGTGCAGCGCGCGGCTGGTCAGATGACTGAGCTGAAAGAGTTTACCGAAAAGATCCATGAAATCACTGCATCGATAAACACCATTGCGGAACAAACCAATTTATTGGCATTGAACGCGGCCATCGAGGCGGCCCGTGCCGGTGAGCAAGGAAGAGGCTTTGCCGTGGTTGCCGATGAAGTGCGCAGCCTGGCGTCACGCACGTCAATTTCGAGCAATGAGATAACCCAGTTGATTGCACAGTTGACCGACAAGGTAGAAAGTTCAGAAAGTGCCATGCAGCAAGTCGTATCGAATGTGAATCAATCGCAACAGAAGTCTCAGGAAACGGTAGAGTCCTTTAGCAGAATGTCTGAAGGTATTACTCAAACAACAGAAGGAGCCAAGTCTATATCGGAGATCAACCAGCAACAGGTAGAAAGCTTGCAGCTATTAGATGATCAACTAAAAAAACTAATCGATGTCCTACGTGAAAGTGGCGACAAAGCGAGTACGACTTCGATGGTAGCGAGTGATCTCTATCAAATATCAGATGAGCTGGATGGTCATCTGCGTGGCTTTGAGACTGATTTCAGCGATACCGTTCAGGCCGATAAAAGAGAAAAACGAACCGAACCAAGAGTGCAAAGCAAGCTGCGCGTGGCTATCACCCAGGGAGAGGTAAGCAGCGACGGCTTGACAGAAGATCTCAGTATGAATGGTGTAAAAATTCGCTGTGTAGAAGCCTTCGATCAGCAAGAACTCGTTAATCTCAGGTTGTATATTCCTGGTGTTAATGAGGGAGTATCAGGAAAAAAGATCAGCCTGATGGGAAAAATAATTCACCATGATCAACAAGACGATATCAATAATTATGGTATTCAATTTGATGGTATAGGGGATGCTGAAATAGCTGAGCTAAAACAGATATTCAATCACTTTAAACAACCCCATAAATTTGAATAA
- a CDS encoding rhomboid family intramembrane serine protease — MARHASCPSCDKQYLDTTTCYDEELDVCRACGGHWFEHDELNRVLSRVDNGHNEADYQQQLGPVLGISDRPCPEGHGRMQSHQLLAQYQVSIDICEQCQGVWVDSDELHQVKQSPAIQQTLGTLNKGLSWKSRVFQFLSQMPVEYNVKPKRKPLVTWTLIALNCLIFLSYVTNPELGNQLIMLFGNVPTATLAGEQPWTLISCIFLHGDTLHLLGNMYFLYVVGDNIEDALGRRHFIMLYLGLGLLSSLISVGMNWHSDIPSIGASGAIAGLFGVYLIWFRNASLTFMIFIFQKKLSPIWYFAIWVGLNVAGMVVDEGGIDYWAHIGGFVSGLLIGYILKPYIFKRNPLLEMLAHPAAVVSR; from the coding sequence ATGGCTCGCCATGCCAGCTGTCCAAGCTGTGACAAACAATATCTGGATACCACTACCTGTTATGATGAAGAACTGGATGTCTGCCGTGCCTGCGGTGGCCACTGGTTTGAACACGACGAATTGAACCGGGTATTGTCTCGCGTTGATAATGGCCACAACGAAGCCGATTACCAGCAACAGTTAGGCCCGGTACTGGGCATCAGCGATCGCCCCTGTCCGGAAGGTCATGGGCGTATGCAAAGCCATCAACTGCTTGCTCAATATCAGGTCAGTATCGATATCTGTGAGCAATGTCAGGGCGTGTGGGTCGATAGCGACGAATTGCACCAGGTCAAGCAATCACCGGCGATCCAGCAAACCCTGGGCACCCTGAACAAGGGTCTGAGCTGGAAGAGCCGTGTTTTCCAGTTTTTGTCCCAGATGCCGGTGGAGTACAACGTCAAACCCAAACGCAAGCCTCTGGTTACCTGGACGTTGATCGCGCTTAATTGCCTGATTTTTCTTAGCTATGTTACCAATCCCGAACTCGGCAATCAGCTGATCATGTTGTTTGGCAACGTGCCCACCGCGACGCTGGCTGGTGAACAACCCTGGACTCTGATCAGCTGCATTTTCCTGCACGGTGATACCTTGCACCTGCTGGGTAACATGTATTTCCTTTATGTCGTCGGCGACAATATCGAAGACGCTCTGGGCCGGCGGCACTTTATCATGCTGTATCTCGGGCTCGGGTTACTCTCCAGCCTGATCAGCGTCGGTATGAACTGGCACAGTGATATCCCTTCCATCGGTGCCAGTGGGGCCATTGCCGGCTTGTTTGGTGTGTATCTGATCTGGTTCCGCAACGCCAGCCTGACCTTTATGATTTTTATTTTTCAGAAGAAGCTGTCACCCATCTGGTACTTTGCCATTTGGGTAGGCCTTAACGTTGCAGGCATGGTGGTTGACGAAGGCGGTATCGATTACTGGGCACACATCGGCGGTTTTGTCAGTGGACTATTGATCGGCTACATCCTGAAGCCCTACATCTTTA